A section of the Salvelinus fontinalis isolate EN_2023a unplaced genomic scaffold, ASM2944872v1 scaffold_0004, whole genome shotgun sequence genome encodes:
- the LOC129841926 gene encoding uncharacterized protein LOC129841926, producing the protein MAEETLGKTVKELKQERTLAKSAFTKQANFLSRGAKHMTKSELREEFKKLTSEARKVSETNDEYRAGLLADIEAETDEGEEADLSKQQQTELEKTFQECEVRLDEVRGMIQSNLWPRYGEDEVKSAIKEAETACDGVTQIPVMAVNRDGFELRWDGAKAQVQDAITSLAEWEMWIPVAEKERLEARVKDLKAFRNNLEARRAGFLTAQRIAEEDKDRGRVLQMPMPAPQPTLRIKPTCLPKFSGYKRNFHRWRRDWESLQKQGEPTGSVEVKKIQLIDSVDERMCRDLRLSTYNTAEDMFRVLENRYGNKSTIALEIIEDLEKIPALRANQPRKVIDMIQTIEKALDDLTELGGTGAINNPLVIRSIESKLPDNIKRDWLVFMVNPRNNVTPDNHFENLLKFLKTQEEILEKLEQLGGSEKPEKKYACVERRYASTRSTRKGGCVVCGDEKHREKIFFCKRFKELKPVEKLDAVEKLGACKRCLVCHGEDDECKDTYLCRKRDCKKDHHFFLCLKGDFKRSDSDRRQSNVRRYTLTEEQEELVSKLSPEMAEKFKKAFTNATAKTNCVKNNQLGVTESSAVEELPVILMLLKVTANAGQRIGTLIDLASDTNYITHRAARRLNLRSENITLVVHGVGGMGMKVRTRRYLLRVRVKTPIGTERAHELICYGLNEIANVHRVIKPEQLKKFFPEVNLGDLSRPENIELLISHREGRLAPQRVKVIGDLVLWEGPLGKTVGGAHPDLFEEVDIAAHRSETHFARSMKATAVKYQEIAKLFTAETKGTVAHREFLDWWKWDSIGAACDPKCGGCRCGNCQPGGKEMTLSEERELEIIRKGLTYIKADAHSDEPHWDTKYPWIQDPSSLPDNRSGVEATFLRTEKQLKKEPEWRIAYTAQVHEMVERRAAKKLTKELIASWKGPVWYVSHLVAANPHSLTTPVRLVWNSSQKFRGVSMNDLLLKGPDVLNPIRAVLLRFRRGVNAALGDIKKMYNSVWLEDLEMHLHRFLWRDTEEEEIEEYAITRVNIGDRPAGCIAQLAMRETSKLPMFAHLEEERRILEEDTYVDDILTSHNDLQKLDQNTKSVEEILKAGGFVLKPWVRSDQSGRQEIVPEEQGAQSSTALILPNQMREGYNKALGVGYLVEEDRLYLMTSINFSKRKGKMRVGQNLLDEEVRGKTPNPLTRRELLSQVASLYDPIGLVTPAKQKGAILVRKAFQEAGGKTLNRDTWDKPLSENLREEAIQFFEEYTRLGQITFHRSLTPANWIGKPWGITFSDGSDKSYGAVVYLRWETQQGIKVRLVESKAKLTPLDQKGEPVKAEICGAVYAARLRKVGEIQKSTSIEDWWWIPGSLNSADIITRGAAPEDLQEYSMWQDGPAFLRKPVKEWPHKSAKEIAAYAKEGINKLRRKAFSAALTRAQVKRNQSDAQQNNPDEPKTRIRRSPAGSAVTKLIDIRKFSNLTRLIRVIAWVWRAATRWKEMLTKNSASDKPKWEDALSTNWRYRAKQAVLTVGECEDALRDLFLAAQEGITFQDTTLNRLAVYRDKETGLLVCGGRFQIFDEEETAVPILPYEAWISTLLAQEAHGANHEEIAGTLLRMRKKAWVIKGRKLAKKRVDNCVVCRKARARKCQQIMSDLPSERITPARPFEYTTVDLFGPYEVKDEVKKKTKLKVWGIVFCCMVSRAIHTDVVSDQSTEDFLLAYQRFTALRGHPKKLWSDPGKNFVGARPALKELYIFLDQLDKSELENEASKHGTEWSWKIHPADSPHRNGAAEAAVRTVKRALHNLGGEGLFTWTEFQTFLYTAANLANERPIDARTQSREDCIEYISPNSLLLGRIGPRGDLGCFDFERYPYKRLRAIQTEVDRFWRKWSQLAGPNLFVRSKWHTTHRNVAVGDVVWLADQNAWRGHYKLARVISVNIDKKGIVRDVHVRTFPSYPVPTVKPAQEKSKTLSTKIPATVLHRDVRRIIVILPVEEGRA; encoded by the exons ATGGCGGAGGAAACTCTTGGGAAAACAGTGAAGGAGCTGAAGCAAGAAAGAACTTTGGCTAAGAGTGCTTTTACCAAGCAAGCAAACTTCCTTAGCAGAGGTGCAAAACACATGACTAAGAGCGAACTGCGAGAGGAGTTCAAGAAGCTCACGTCGGAGGCAAGGAAGGTCAGTGAGACAAATGATGAATACAGGGCTGGACTTCTGGCAGACATTGAAGCTGAAACCGATGAGGGTGAAGAAGCTGACCTGAGCAAGCAGCAGCAGACTGAACTTGAGAAGACATTCCAAGAATGCGAAGTACGATTGGATGAGGTCAGGGGGATGATCCAGTCCAACCTATGGCCTAGATACGGGGAGGACGAGGTGAAGTCTGCAATCAAAGAAGCTGAGACCGCCTGTGATGGAGTTACTCAAATACCTGTTATGGCTGTAAATAGAGATGGCTTCGAGCTACGGTGGGATGGTGCGAAGGCACAAGTCCAAGATGCAATCACAAGCCTAGCAGAGTGGGAGATGTGGATTCCAGTAGCAGAAAAAGAACGGCTGGAAGccagagtaaaggatctgaaagcATTCAGAAACAACCTTGAAGCAAGGAGGGCAGGATTTCTCACAGCGCAAAGAATTGCGGAAGAGgataaagacagagggagagtgctGCAGATGCCCATGCCAGCTCCACAGCCGACACTGAGAATAAAACCAACCTGTTTACCCAAGTTCAGTGGGTATAAAAGGAATTTCCATCgatggaggagagactgggagagtctACAGAAGCAGGGGGAACCAACAGGCTCAGTCGAAGTAAAGAAAATCCAACTCATTGACAGTGTAGATGAGAGAATGTGCAGAGACCTCCGTTTGTCTACTTACAATACTGCTGAGGACATGTTCAGGGTGCTTGAGAACAGGTATGGAAACAAGTCTACAATTGCCTTGGAGATAATTGAGGATCTGGAGAAAATTCCTGCTTTAAGAGCAAATCAGCCAAGGAAAGTTATCGACATGATCCAAACTATAGAGAAGGCACTGGATGATCTCACAGAGCTTGGAGGCACAGGAGCCATCAACAACCCTCTAGTGATTAGATCCATAGAAAGCAAGTTACCTGACAACATCAAGCGGGATTGGCTTGTCTTCATGGTTAACCCGAGGAATAATGTCACGCCGGACAATCACTTTGAAAACCTTCTTAAATTCCTGAAAACACAGGAGGAAATTCTTGAAAAATTAGAGCAGCTGGGAGGGAGTGAAAAGCCAGAGAAGAAATATGCTTGTGTGGAGAGGAGATATGCGTCCACACGTTCCACAAGGAAAGGCGGCTGTGTTGTCTGTGGAGATGAAAAGCATAGAGAAAAGATCTTCTTTTGCAAGCGTTTCAAAGAGCTGAAGCCGGTGGAAAAGTTGGATGCTGTAGAAAAGCTGGGGGCCTGCAAGAGGTGCTTGGTCTGTCATGGAGAAGATGATGAATGCAAAGACACTTACCTGTGCAGGAAAAGAGACTGTAAGAAAGACCatcatttctttctttgtctGAAGGGAGATTTCAAGAGAAGTGACTCAGACAGAAGACAATCCAATGTGAGAAGGTATACGCttacagaggagcaggaggaattgGTATCTAAGCTCTCCCCAGAGATGGCAGAGAAATTCAAGAAAGCATTCACCAACGCCACTGCGAAAACAAACTGTGTCAAAAATAATCAGCTGGGAGTGACTGAGTCAAGTGCAGTAGAAGAATTGCCAGTTATTCTAATGCTGCTCAAGGTAACTGCCAATGCAGGACAAAGAATTGGAACCCTGATCGACTTGGCATCGGACACaaactacatcactcacagagctgCCAGAAGATTAAATCTTCGAAGTGAAAACATCACTTTAGTCGTTCATGGAGTCGGAGGAATGGGCATGAAGGTTAGAACCAGAAGATATCTCCTCAGAGTGAGGGTCAAAACGCCCATAGGCACGGAAAGAGCTCATGAGCTTATCTGCTATGGTTTGAATGAAATTGCCAACGTCCACAGAGTCATCAAACCTGAGCAACTCAAGAAGTTCTTCCCAGAAGTCAATCTAGGAGATCTGAGTAGACCAGAGAATATTGAGCTACTGATAAGCCACCGCGAAGGAAGACTTGCTCCGCAAAGAGTGAAGGTGATTGGAGACCTTGTCTTGTGGGAAGGCCCGCTAGGAAAGACTGTTGGTGGAGCACATCCAGATCTGTTTGAAGAAGTGGATATAGCCGCACACAGGTCTGAAACACACTTTGCTCGATCCATGAAAGCAACTGCTGTCAAATATCAAGAGATAGCTAAGCTGTTCACAGCTGAAACCAAAGGAACAGTTGCTCACAGAGAGTTCTTGGATTGGTGGAAGTGGGACAGCATTGGAGCAGCTTGCGACCCAAAGTGTGGAGGATGCCGGTGCGGCAACTGTCAACCAGGAGGCAAAGAAATGACtctgagtgaggaaagagagctgGAGATCATAAGGAAAGGCCTCACCTACATCAAAGCAGATGCTCACAGTGATGAACCCCACTGGGACACAAAATACCCCTGGATTCAAGATCCAAGTTCCCTTCCTGACAATAGGAGTGGGGTGGAAGCCACCTTCTTGAGAACAGAAAAGCAACTCAAAAAAGAGCCAGAGTGGAGAATAGCATACACAGCTCAAGTCCATGAAATGGTCGAGAGAAGAGCAGCGAAGAAACTCACCAAAGAGCTCATTGCCAGCTGGAAGGGGCCAGTATGGTATGTCAGCCACTTGGTGGCAGCAAACCCGCACTCTCTCACAACACCTGTGAGACTGGTATGGAACAGCAGCCAGAAGTTTAGAGGGGTCAGCATGAATGACCTTCTGCTGAAAGGGCCTGATGTCCTCAATCCCATCCGAGCAGTACTACTCAGGTTCAGGAGAGGCGTCAATGCTGCCCTCGGCGACATTAAGAAAATGTACAATTCTGTGTGGTTGGAAGACCTGGAGATGCACCTCCACAGATTTCTCTGGagagacactgaggaggaagagattgAAGAGTATGCGATCACCAGAGTCAATATTGGCGATCGACCAGCAGGGTGCATTGCGCAATTGGCTATGAGAGAGACAAGCAAACTGCCCATGTTTGCTCACCTGGAGGAGGAACGTAGGATCCTTGAAGAGGATACCTATGTCGATGACATCCTGACTTCCCATAATGACTTGCAAAAGCTGGACCAGAACACCAAAAGTGTTGAAGAGATCCTGAAGGCAGGCGGCTTCGTCCTCAAGCCCTGGGTCCGGTCAGATCAAAGTGGGAGGCAGGAGATCGTACCAGAAGAACAAGGAGCGCAGTCAAGCACAGCACTCATTCTCCCAAACCAAATGAGGGAAGGATACAATAAAGCCCTTGGAGTTGGATACCTTGTTGAGGAGGATAGACTGTACCTCATGACTTCAATCAATTTCTCAAAGAGGAAAGGGAAAATGAGAGTCGGCCAAAATCTCCTTGATGAAGAGGTGAGAGGGAAAACTCCAAACCCACTGACGAGAAGAGAACTGCTGAGCCAGGTAGCTAGCCTGTATGACCCAATAGGCCTCGTCACACCTGCCAAACAAAAGGGTGCCATTCTTGTCAGAAAGGCGTTTCAGGAAGCTGGAGGCAAAACTCTGAACCGAGACACTTGGGACAAACCTTTGTCTGAAAATTTGAGGGAAGAAGCCATCCAATTCTTTGAGGAATACACACGTCTTGGCCAAATCACCTTTCACAGAAGCCTCACACCAGCCAACTGGATTGGAAAACCATGGGGAATAACATTCTCTGATGGAAGTGACAAGAGCTATGGAGCCGTAGTGTACTTAAGATGGGAGACCCAGCAAGGCATCAAAGTCAGACTGGTTGAATCCAAAGCAAAGCTCACACCATTGGACCAAAAGGGAGAACCAGTAAAAGCTGAAATCTGCGGTGCTGTCTATGCAGCACGACTTCGAAA AGTTGGAGAGATCCAGAAATCCACATCCATAGAAGACTGGTGGTGGATCCCAGGAAGCCTGAACAGTGCTGACATCATAACAAGAGGGGCAGCCCCAGAAGACCTCCAGGAATATTCCATGTGGCAGGATGGACCAGCATTCCTGAGGAAACCTGTGAAAGAGTGGCCACATAAGTCAGCCAAAGAAATCGCTGCGTATGCCAAGGAAGGTATAAACAAACTTCGAAGGAAAGCTTTCTCGGCAGCACTGACCAGAGCGCAGGTCAAGAGAAACCAGAGTGATGCACAGCAAAATAACCCAGATGAACCCAAGACTCGGATCCGAAGATCACCAGCCGGCTCTGCGGTAACAAAACTGATTGACATCAGGAAATTCAGCAATCTGACCAGGCTGATCCGAGTCATTGCCTGGGTTTGGAGAGCCGCAACGAGATGGAAAGAAATGTTAACCAAGAATTCAGCCTCAGATAAACCAAAGTGGGAGGACGCTCTTTCAACAAACTGGAGGTACAGAGCCAAACAAGCTGTACTCACTGTCGGGGAGTGTGAGGATGCACTAAGAGACTTGTTCCTTGCAGCTCAAGAAGGTATAACCTTTCAAGATACCACTCTCAACAGACTCGCTGtttacagagataaagagactgGGCTCTTAGTTTGTGGAGGAAGGTTCCAGATCTTTGATGAGGAGGAAACTGCCGTACCAATTCTACCATATGAGGCATGGATATCCACTCTCCTAGCTCAAGAGGCCCATGGTGCAAATCATGAAGAAATAGCAGGCACACTCCTCCGGATGAGGAAGAAAGCCTGGGTGATAAAAGGCCGGAAGCTGGCTAAAAAGAGAGTTGACAATTGTGTGGTGTGCAGAAAGGCCAGGGCCAGAAAGTGCCAACAGATCATGAGTGACCTTCCATCCGAGCGGATAACACCAGCCAGACCATTTGAGTACACAACAGTGGACTTATTTGGACCGTATGAAGTCAAGGACGAGGTGAAAAAGAAAACCAAGCTCAAGGTGTGGGGTATTGTCTTCTGTTGCATGGTATCCAGAGCTATACACACAGATGTTGTCAGTGACCAGTCGACGGAAGACTTCCTACTGGCTTACCAAAGATTCACGGCACTGAGAGGGCACCCAAAGAAATTGTGGTCAGATCCTGGAAAGAACTTTGTGGGTGCCAGACCTGCCCTCAAAGAACTCTACATCTTCTTGGATCAACTAGATAAATCTGAGCTTGAAAATGAAGCTTCCAAGCATGGGACAGAATGGAGCTGGAAAATCCACCCAGCAGACTCCCCTCACAGGAATGGAGCTGCAGAAGCAGCTGTTCGTACTGTGAAGCGGGCTTTGCACAACCTGGGAGGAGAAGGACTCTTCACATGGACTGAGTTTCAAACATTTCTCTACACGGCTGCTAACCTTGCCAATGAGAGGCCCATAGATGCAAGAACTCAAAGCCGGGAGGACTGCATAGAATACATCAGCCCAAATTCCCTTCTGCTTGGACGGATTGGACCCAGAGGAGATCTTGGATGCTTTGATTTTGAAAGGTACCCATACAAAAGATTGAGAGCTATCCAAACAGAAGTTGACCGGTTCTGGAGGAAGtggagtcagttagctgggcccaaTCTATTCGTGAGGAGTAAATGGCACACAACACATAGGAATGTGGCTGTTGGAgatgttgtctggctggctgaccaAAATGCCTGGAGGGGTCACTACAAACTAGCCAGAGTCATCAGTGTCAACATTGACAAGAAGGGCATCGTCAGAGATGTGCATGTCAGAACTTTTCCCAGCTACCCAGTCCCAACTGTGAAGCCTGCTCAAGAGAAGTCAAAGACACTCTCAACTAAAATACCTGCTACAGTTCTTCATAGGGATGTCAGACGCATCATTGTTATACTTCCTGTTGAAGAAGGAAGAGCCTGA